The nucleotide window TTCATTCACGTAGAATCGGTATACATCCCATGTGTACGGAGTGACGAGGTGTGTTTTTCCATTTTGCAGATCAATTTCGATTCCTTCAATTTCCTTGCCCTCGAAAAGAATATTGAGCACTTTGCCAATCGTTCCATTGACCCATCGCCCTGAAGCATCATTATTCAGCATCATCACTTGTGCACCAATTTTTATGTTCATGGAAATTGCGGTGGGATAGTATTCTTTTGGAAAATCTCCATACACGATTCCCTGAAGATGAATATTTTTCCCAGGAAGTTTTTCCATTTCCTGTTCGTTGATAATGTCCGCCCCAGCGTTTGTGCTCGTGAGTGAAATGTAGAATATATCATTTGGCGGCATAAAATCAGGATCATATCGTTTATTAATATTTCTATACTCTCTTTCTGTCGCGGTTTTATTTCGAATCGCGTTCAGAAGTTCAATAAATTTTTCGTCTTTTTGGCGATATATTTTTTCGAGTTCAATAAATTCCATGTTGAGGAGTGGAAATGACTTCGCGCTAAAAAAATACGGACTTTCGTATCGACTGCGAAATACTTCTTTTTCTTGAGACGTAACCACTGGAGGAAGCTGATAGAGATCGCCAATAAATACCATTTGTACGCCACCGAATGGCACATTTTTTCGTGGACCGTGCGCTCGTAAAAATGTATCGATGAAATCGAGGAGATCAGCGCGAACCATTGAAATTTCATCGATCACAATTGTCGTGAGTTTTTGAAAAAATTTCTCTCGTTCTCCGTGGAGTTTTTTTGGAATTTTCCGAATGGTGATATCTGGTCCAAACCCAAAAAAATGATGAATGGTTTGTCCTCCAACATTTATCGCGGCAACTCCGGTGGGAGCAAGAATAACGATTTTTTTTTGAGAGTGTTCGGAATAATATTTGAGAAGCGTTGATTTTCCTGTTCCCGCTCTTCCCGTAATAAACACATTTTTCCCCTTGGAAATAAATTCCAGCGCCTCAGAAAATTGAGGATTGAGTTCTACAGTGCTGTGGAGTTGTTTTTTCATGAGGGATTCTTGGTTGATAAAATTCAAAACCTTCCGCGGTGACAAAAACAAAGATTCACTCATGAAAAAACATTTCATCCTCATCCCAATTATACGGATTATTGATGATATATTCACGGATTTTTTCTAATGATATTTCATCACGAATAATATGCTCGTGATAATTGCGTTGCCATAATTTTCCGGAAAATGGCTGCCAATTGTTGTTTTTCACCCCATCGGTATATTTTTTTGTGGTCATGGTTTTGAACCGATGAACAATGTCCGGTAATGATAATATTTTTGATTCCGTAGGGGCAACCCCCTGTCGTTGCCCTGTGATGTTTTGCGATTGACCGATGGCATTTTGTGGTTGCCCTGTGATGTTTTGCGATTGACCGATGGCATTTTGTGGTTGCCCGTTGATGTTCTGTGATTGCCCGATTATGTTTTGTGGTTTTCCAATAATGTCGTGAAATATTCCGAATTCGTTTATGTGAACATCAGAAATTTCACGGTAAACCCTGACAACGTCACGGCAGGCATGAATGTTCCCATGATAGATACGAATATCCTCGGGGCAGGTATCGATAATTTTAGGGCGGGCATCCTCAATTTCAGGGCAGGCACGGGGGCCTGCCCCTACGGTCGAACATTCGTGTTGTATTACGATAATTCCATGAATGTGGTTTGGCATAATTTGGAACGCATCAATTTCGATTCCCCTATAAAATTCTGGTATTTCCTCCCAT belongs to Candidatus Peregrinibacteria bacterium and includes:
- a CDS encoding AAA family ATPase; the protein is MKKQLHSTVELNPQFSEALEFISKGKNVFITGRAGTGKSTLLKYYSEHSQKKIVILAPTGVAAINVGGQTIHHFFGFGPDITIRKIPKKLHGEREKFFQKLTTIVIDEISMVRADLLDFIDTFLRAHGPRKNVPFGGVQMVFIGDLYQLPPVVTSQEKEVFRSRYESPYFFSAKSFPLLNMEFIELEKIYRQKDEKFIELLNAIRNKTATEREYRNINKRYDPDFMPPNDIFYISLTSTNAGADIINEQEMEKLPGKNIHLQGIVYGDFPKEYYPTAISMNIKIGAQVMMLNNDASGRWVNGTIGKVLNILFEGKEIEGIEIDLQNGKTHLVTPYTWDVYRFYVNENKEIDSEEIGSFTQFPIRIAFAVTIHKAQGKTFEKVVIDIGRGTFAHGQMYVALSRCTSLEGMVLKKEIRPQHVWLDYAIVRFLTKYQYKKSKDQISTEEKIKIITDAIHRKKNLKITYLKAKDVKSRRIIRPESVGEMKYNDIPFLGVSAYCLTRKDSRNFNVEKI
- a CDS encoding transposase, giving the protein MTKYNPEIHHRRSIRLQGYDYSQNGAYFITICVQNRECVFGEIKNGEMFLNDAGKMVQLIWEEIPEFYRGIEIDAFQIMPNHIHGIIVIQHECSTVGAGPRACPEIEDARPKIIDTCPEDIRIYHGNIHACRDVVRVYREISDVHINEFGIFHDIIGKPQNIIGQSQNINGQPQNAIGQSQNITGQPQNAIGQSQNITGQRQGVAPTESKILSLPDIVHRFKTMTTKKYTDGVKNNNWQPFSGKLWQRNYHEHIIRDEISLEKIREYIINNPYNWDEDEMFFHE